The following are from one region of the Denitrobacterium detoxificans genome:
- a CDS encoding exodeoxyribonuclease VII small subunit, whose protein sequence is MSESENPSFESINTRLKEIQAAVEDDDMPLDDALSLFEEAVQLGMQASSLLEEGIAQGGAPEGDEVGAPGIEESVASDGERSL, encoded by the coding sequence ATGTCCGAAAGCGAAAATCCCTCATTCGAGAGCATCAATACGCGTTTGAAGGAAATCCAGGCGGCTGTCGAAGATGACGACATGCCCCTGGATGATGCGCTTTCTCTGTTCGAGGAAGCGGTTCAACTTGGCATGCAGGCCTCTTCATTGCTGGAAGAGGGTATTGCCCAGGGTGGCGCGCCGGAAGGTGACGAGGTTGGCGCCCCCGGAATCGAAGAATCCGTTGCGAGCGACGGAGAGCGTTCGCTGTAA
- the dxs gene encoding 1-deoxy-D-xylulose-5-phosphate synthase has product MISNPSDIKLLSEPELSILCKEIREEIVSVTSTNGGHLASSLGAVEIIVALHSLLNCPEDRIVFDVGHQAYAHKLLTGRLSRFNTLRKLDGITGFPNPLESEYDAHPSGHASDSLSVAMGLAYASKLNGDSRKIVSVIGDASLAGGMAFEALNHIGQEQLPIVIVLNDNAMSISRPVGALVRHFGYLRASARYRQTRDAVQGAMEDGGNVTQGMLNLGRNMKDSVKHLVIPKAMLFEQLGITCTPPVDGHNLHQLREMFNVALQSNGPVLVHVVTKKGIGYAPARKNPELFHGVGPYDIATGKVHKNPNANPKYTSVFGSALVNEARKNKDIVAITAAMKDGTGLDPFSSEFPDRFIDTGITEEHAVGMASGLAAAGKVPVVAIYSTFLQRSIDQIIIDNALAKRHVVFAIDRAGLVGSDGPTHNGVFDMAYLRMIPHMRLMAPSNEAELVNALHTALELTGPVALRYPRGEAEGVALPEEPQSWPVGKGVVVRQGSDAAILAFGHMVKYAQAAASMLAEEGISVRVVDMRWVKPVDDEAVRDAAATGFVLTVEEGTVCGGAGSAVLESMARQGLSTPVRVMGLPDEFVEQGPVDELFDRLGIGANGIASAIRSQLGR; this is encoded by the coding sequence ATGATTTCAAATCCTAGCGATATTAAGCTGCTTTCTGAACCGGAGCTTTCCATCCTCTGCAAGGAAATTCGCGAGGAAATCGTTTCCGTCACCTCCACGAATGGCGGTCACTTGGCCTCTAGCCTGGGCGCCGTGGAAATCATCGTGGCACTCCATTCGCTTCTGAATTGTCCCGAAGACCGCATCGTGTTCGATGTGGGCCATCAGGCGTATGCCCACAAGCTCCTTACGGGGCGCCTTTCCCGGTTCAACACGCTGCGCAAACTCGATGGCATAACCGGATTCCCCAATCCCCTGGAAAGCGAATACGATGCGCATCCTTCGGGTCATGCGTCGGATAGCCTTTCCGTTGCCATGGGCCTGGCCTATGCCTCCAAGCTCAATGGCGATTCTCGCAAGATCGTCTCCGTTATTGGCGATGCATCGCTTGCAGGCGGTATGGCCTTCGAAGCGCTCAACCACATTGGCCAAGAGCAGCTTCCTATCGTTATCGTGCTCAACGACAACGCCATGTCCATTTCGCGTCCCGTTGGCGCGCTCGTGCGCCATTTTGGCTATCTGCGCGCTTCGGCACGCTACCGTCAGACGCGCGATGCCGTGCAGGGCGCCATGGAAGACGGCGGCAATGTGACGCAGGGCATGCTGAACTTGGGCCGCAATATGAAGGATTCGGTAAAGCACCTGGTCATCCCCAAAGCAATGCTCTTCGAGCAGCTGGGTATTACCTGCACGCCGCCTGTTGATGGCCATAATCTGCATCAGCTGCGCGAAATGTTCAACGTGGCGCTCCAGAGTAATGGCCCCGTGTTGGTGCACGTGGTTACCAAGAAGGGTATTGGATATGCCCCCGCTCGCAAGAACCCCGAGCTTTTCCATGGCGTGGGGCCCTATGATATCGCCACGGGCAAGGTGCACAAGAACCCGAATGCGAATCCCAAGTACACGAGCGTATTTGGTAGCGCGTTGGTGAATGAAGCGCGCAAGAACAAGGACATCGTGGCCATTACGGCGGCCATGAAGGACGGTACTGGCCTCGACCCGTTCTCTTCCGAGTTCCCCGATCGTTTCATCGATACGGGTATTACCGAAGAGCATGCAGTCGGTATGGCGAGTGGCTTGGCAGCGGCGGGCAAGGTTCCCGTTGTGGCTATCTACTCAACGTTCCTCCAGCGTTCCATCGACCAGATCATCATCGACAATGCCCTGGCCAAGCGCCATGTGGTATTTGCCATTGATCGCGCTGGCCTGGTTGGCAGCGATGGTCCCACGCACAATGGCGTGTTCGATATGGCGTATTTGCGCATGATTCCCCATATGCGCCTTATGGCGCCTTCCAACGAGGCCGAATTGGTTAATGCGTTGCATACGGCGCTCGAGCTTACGGGTCCCGTTGCGCTGCGTTACCCGCGCGGCGAGGCCGAAGGCGTTGCCTTGCCCGAAGAGCCCCAATCTTGGCCCGTGGGGAAGGGCGTTGTGGTGCGTCAGGGTTCCGATGCTGCCATTTTGGCATTTGGGCATATGGTCAAGTATGCGCAAGCCGCGGCTTCCATGCTGGCCGAAGAAGGCATTTCCGTGCGCGTGGTCGATATGCGCTGGGTGAAGCCCGTCGATGATGAGGCGGTTCGCGACGCCGCCGCTACGGGTTTCGTTCTTACCGTGGAAGAGGGCACCGTGTGTGGTGGTGCTGGTTCGGCTGTGCTCGAGTCTATGGCCCGTCAGGGGCTTTCCACTCCCGTGCGCGTTATGGGTCTGCCCGACGAATTCGTTGAGCAGGGCCCGGTCGACGAACTATTCGACCGCCTTGGCATCGGTGCCAACGGTATCGCCAGCGCCATCCGCTCCCAGCTCGGTCGCTAG
- a CDS encoding EFR1 family ferrodoxin (N-terminal region resembles flavodoxins. C-terminal ferrodoxin region binds two 4Fe-4S clusters.) — MIFYFTATGNSLDAAYTIAEATNDRIASIGHATKEEAYGFEVEQGEPLGFVFPVYMFSTPRIVDEFLRNVRFITPNGNPFVPGYCYCVVTCAALVGTTPKQFERMLRKYQNIRLDASYSVRNVSSCIYLTSPGSRASQTRKQEEAHRNARTIARSVSSMKFGHFEARNPLGSAFSAVTGKEGKHFSTDKFLVDTNACLHCGTCVEMCPTNTIRLDNGYPVWIEGNCTQCLACLQRCPVHAIQFGTSTQHRPRYLHPILQRHQYMNEAIARTLDMQVPEPEAPVYSAFEQSETQEANPEETPSPHDEQKEQCEKENLATELGADGAGDTVGTDAKAVE, encoded by the coding sequence ATGATCTTCTACTTCACCGCAACCGGAAACTCCCTCGACGCAGCCTATACCATCGCCGAGGCCACGAACGACCGCATCGCAAGCATTGGCCATGCCACGAAGGAAGAGGCGTACGGCTTCGAGGTGGAGCAAGGAGAACCCCTGGGGTTCGTCTTTCCCGTGTACATGTTTTCCACGCCCCGCATCGTAGACGAGTTCCTGCGCAACGTGCGCTTCATCACGCCGAATGGCAATCCGTTCGTTCCTGGGTATTGCTATTGCGTGGTAACATGCGCGGCTCTCGTGGGCACCACGCCCAAGCAATTCGAACGCATGCTGCGGAAATACCAGAACATCAGGCTCGATGCCTCCTATTCCGTACGCAACGTGAGCAGCTGCATCTACCTTACGAGTCCTGGTTCTCGCGCGTCGCAAACGCGCAAGCAGGAGGAGGCGCACAGAAATGCCCGCACCATCGCACGAAGCGTCAGCAGCATGAAGTTCGGGCATTTCGAAGCGCGCAACCCCCTGGGCTCGGCGTTCTCGGCAGTTACTGGCAAAGAGGGAAAGCACTTCTCCACAGACAAGTTCCTCGTGGACACGAACGCCTGCCTACACTGCGGCACCTGCGTGGAAATGTGCCCCACCAACACCATTCGCCTGGATAACGGATACCCCGTATGGATAGAAGGCAATTGCACGCAATGCCTGGCATGCCTGCAGCGCTGCCCCGTTCACGCCATTCAGTTTGGCACGTCGACCCAGCACAGGCCACGCTACCTGCATCCCATCTTGCAGCGTCACCAATATATGAACGAAGCGATTGCGCGCACGCTCGACATGCAGGTACCCGAACCGGAAGCACCTGTCTACAGCGCGTTCGAGCAGAGCGAAACCCAGGAAGCAAATCCGGAAGAGACTCCGTCGCCCCACGATGAACAGAAAGAACAGTGCGAAAAAGAGAACCTAGCGACCGAGCTGGGAGCGGATGGCGCTGGCGATACCGTTGGCACCGATGCCAAGGCGGTCGAATAG
- the recN gene encoding DNA repair protein RecN → MIDELHVKNVALIQEATLSPAQGLTVVTGETGAGKTALLSALKLLVGERADAHMVREGASSLSVEGRFYTPSSNDAEGVVVSRTLSADGRSRVHVDGSISSVQQLAQTVGASVDLCGQHEHQRLRVAANHRKMLDAWMGSSLSQPMEAYAQAWRAAAEAASALQAVREAGNMSSEEVDQARYVVTRIGEVNPTPGEYEELLASVPRAENAEQLMMSVSGAYQALSGDGGALDALSQAAGLLERVSGVDEDLGALAASLREASYVIEDVSRDTRAYRDDLEYSPVNLAEMQERLGELQGLMRTWGPGMEQVFEARENALQALAAYDSLDERLREAQAEVQAAEEALACAARELHDARASAAPQFAEAVSAQMGRLEMNGAALECSVVQLPRESWTAQGPDAVEFLFKPGAHMSARPLGKIASGGETSRVMLAIKVVMGSRDDVETLVFDEVDAGVGGSAARALADVLVDLSKTHQVIVVTHLAQVAVAGTCHYVVSKTGGSEPATQLELVSDTNRVREIARMLSGDVSSMSMEHARALLQERA, encoded by the coding sequence ATGATCGACGAACTGCATGTGAAGAATGTTGCCCTCATCCAGGAGGCCACCCTTTCGCCCGCCCAGGGCCTTACGGTGGTTACGGGCGAAACGGGTGCCGGCAAAACGGCCCTGCTGTCGGCGTTGAAGCTACTGGTGGGCGAACGCGCCGATGCCCATATGGTTCGGGAAGGCGCCAGTTCCTTGTCGGTCGAGGGGCGCTTTTATACGCCGTCGTCGAATGATGCGGAGGGCGTGGTGGTAAGCCGTACCCTTTCCGCCGATGGTCGAAGCAGAGTGCACGTCGATGGCTCCATTTCCAGCGTGCAGCAGCTTGCGCAGACGGTGGGCGCCAGCGTCGATCTGTGCGGGCAGCACGAGCATCAGCGCTTGCGCGTGGCTGCCAATCATCGCAAGATGCTCGATGCCTGGATGGGCTCTTCGCTTTCTCAGCCCATGGAAGCGTATGCGCAGGCTTGGCGTGCGGCGGCCGAGGCTGCCAGCGCCTTGCAGGCGGTGCGCGAGGCGGGGAACATGAGCAGCGAGGAAGTGGACCAGGCGCGCTACGTGGTGACGCGCATTGGCGAGGTGAACCCCACGCCTGGCGAGTACGAAGAGCTTCTGGCTAGCGTTCCGCGTGCCGAGAACGCCGAACAGCTTATGATGTCCGTCTCGGGGGCGTACCAGGCCCTTTCGGGCGATGGCGGGGCACTCGATGCGCTCTCGCAGGCCGCGGGCCTTCTAGAGCGTGTCTCGGGCGTCGACGAGGATCTGGGGGCCTTGGCGGCTAGCCTGCGCGAAGCCAGCTATGTTATCGAGGATGTTTCGCGCGACACGCGTGCCTATCGCGACGACTTGGAATATTCGCCCGTGAACCTGGCGGAAATGCAGGAACGCCTTGGCGAGCTGCAGGGGCTCATGCGCACGTGGGGTCCTGGCATGGAACAGGTCTTCGAGGCGCGTGAGAATGCCCTGCAGGCGCTTGCGGCCTACGATTCCCTCGACGAGCGCCTGCGGGAAGCGCAGGCGGAAGTCCAGGCGGCGGAAGAAGCGTTGGCCTGTGCGGCTCGTGAGCTGCACGATGCCCGTGCCAGCGCCGCTCCTCAGTTCGCCGAGGCGGTTTCCGCGCAGATGGGGCGTTTGGAAATGAATGGTGCCGCGTTGGAATGCAGCGTTGTCCAATTGCCGCGCGAATCGTGGACGGCCCAGGGTCCCGATGCCGTGGAATTCCTCTTCAAACCGGGCGCGCACATGAGCGCCCGTCCCTTGGGAAAGATTGCCTCGGGTGGCGAGACGAGCCGCGTCATGCTTGCCATCAAGGTGGTCATGGGGTCGCGCGACGACGTGGAAACGCTTGTGTTCGACGAGGTCGATGCTGGGGTAGGTGGCAGCGCCGCGCGCGCCTTGGCCGACGTTCTGGTCGACCTTTCGAAAACGCACCAAGTCATCGTCGTTACGCATTTGGCCCAGGTGGCGGTAGCGGGTACCTGTCATTACGTGGTGAGCAAAACGGGTGGAAGCGAACCTGCTACCCAGCTCGAGCTTGTGAGTGATACCAATCGCGTGCGCGAAATCGCACGCATGCTTTCGGGCGATGTGAGTAGCATGAGCATGGAACATGCCCGCGCGTTGCTCCAGGAACGGGCGTAG
- a CDS encoding MBL fold metallo-hydrolase codes for MNPQPIEEIRPRIWRVQVPLPDNPLRFLNSYFILGDDKTTIVDVGFDNQECSDTLDAALAYFGRSWDTVEVILTHSHPDHTGCLDRLWTPGMTIHANMHSFQEVSDNLAMEAEIIEPVLEHIVGEKVGLAGGSGGRDGSRTVLTSELLPLKKRPNFHFLDDGDEFEAAGYTFRVVATPGHDNWHICLYEPTARLLIAGDTVLERITPTVSTWLTSRDNLGDFLSSLHKLGNLDIDLALAGHGEPFEQVHERLAFLLNHHAQRLEEIDGLVAEGYSTLADIARNCAWKHANWDAWSLQQKYFSLGETLAHLVHLMQNEHVACTICGNDMRFTSMAHS; via the coding sequence GTGAATCCGCAACCCATCGAGGAAATCAGACCGCGCATCTGGCGCGTTCAGGTTCCCCTGCCCGACAACCCCCTCCGTTTTCTGAACTCCTACTTCATCCTGGGAGATGACAAGACGACCATCGTAGACGTGGGCTTCGATAACCAGGAGTGCTCCGATACGCTCGATGCAGCACTGGCGTACTTCGGGCGCAGCTGGGATACCGTAGAGGTCATCCTCACGCATTCCCACCCCGATCACACAGGCTGCCTCGACCGCTTGTGGACGCCTGGCATGACCATTCACGCGAACATGCATTCCTTCCAGGAGGTCAGCGACAACCTGGCCATGGAAGCCGAGATCATCGAACCCGTCCTCGAGCACATCGTTGGAGAAAAGGTTGGCCTTGCGGGCGGCAGCGGCGGCCGCGACGGATCGCGCACCGTGCTCACCAGCGAACTGCTCCCCCTGAAGAAGCGTCCGAACTTTCATTTTCTGGACGATGGCGACGAATTCGAGGCCGCCGGGTACACGTTCCGCGTAGTTGCCACGCCGGGGCATGACAACTGGCACATCTGCCTCTACGAGCCCACCGCTCGTTTGCTCATTGCGGGCGATACCGTACTCGAGCGCATCACGCCCACGGTATCCACGTGGCTGACCTCGCGCGACAACCTAGGCGATTTCCTTTCCAGCTTGCACAAGCTGGGAAATCTTGATATCGACCTTGCCCTCGCCGGACACGGAGAGCCCTTCGAGCAGGTGCATGAGCGCCTGGCGTTCCTGCTGAATCATCACGCGCAACGCCTCGAGGAAATCGACGGGCTGGTTGCCGAAGGGTATTCCACGCTTGCGGACATCGCGCGCAATTGCGCCTGGAAGCACGCCAACTGGGATGCCTGGTCGCTTCAGCAGAAGTACTTTTCGCTGGGCGAGACCCTAGCGCACCTGGTGCACCTGATGCAAAACGAGCACGTTGCCTGCACCATCTGCGGTAACGACATGCGCTTCACATCGATGGCGCATTCGTAG
- a CDS encoding CCA tRNA nucleotidyltransferase — MENPFDNNEHGKQAIRVIGILEDAGLEAWLVGGCVRDALLGRPVHDFDIACNALWSETQAVLEASGIHTVETGIAHGTLTAVSKGTPLEITTYRIDGAYTDGRHPDSVQFTRSIQEDLARRDFTINAMAWHPTRGLLDPFNGQADLHARTLRAVGEPEKRFMEDALRILRGVRFASQLGFAIDQETASGMRAQASNLDLIATERIAHELEGLLCGKHVHGALMAYADVIGRVIPEITPMIGFDQKTKYHIYDVWEHTAYAVQYATPEPLTRWATLFHDIGKPSTFTIDEEGIGHFYGHAHEGIPPAKRAMKRLKMSPSFIERVAMLVRYHDCPTIPEPKYVKRLLRKLDGDPDLLRALCSVKRADSLSHAPAYRSGVAHAQAIEDCLDLILRESQPFTVAALDISGKDLLAMGMPQGPHIGAALNAMLEAVMDETLPNERAALLRFAREWWSKRETEIKQA; from the coding sequence ATGGAAAATCCTTTCGACAACAACGAGCACGGCAAGCAGGCCATTCGCGTCATCGGCATCCTGGAAGATGCCGGGCTCGAAGCATGGCTCGTGGGCGGCTGCGTGCGCGACGCCCTCCTGGGCCGCCCCGTGCACGACTTCGACATTGCCTGCAATGCGCTCTGGAGCGAAACGCAAGCGGTGCTCGAGGCCAGCGGAATCCACACCGTGGAAACCGGCATAGCGCACGGCACGCTCACGGCCGTCAGCAAGGGCACGCCCTTGGAAATCACCACGTACCGCATCGACGGAGCGTACACCGATGGCCGTCATCCCGATTCCGTGCAATTCACCCGCTCCATCCAGGAAGACCTGGCACGGCGTGATTTCACCATCAACGCCATGGCCTGGCACCCCACGCGAGGACTACTCGATCCGTTCAACGGGCAGGCAGACCTCCACGCACGAACGCTACGTGCCGTGGGCGAGCCGGAAAAGCGGTTCATGGAAGACGCCCTGCGCATCCTGCGAGGCGTTCGATTCGCAAGCCAGCTTGGCTTCGCCATAGACCAGGAAACCGCATCGGGCATGCGCGCGCAGGCTTCCAACCTGGACCTCATCGCAACCGAACGCATAGCCCATGAACTCGAAGGGCTGCTATGCGGCAAGCACGTGCATGGTGCGCTCATGGCATACGCCGACGTCATTGGCCGCGTCATTCCCGAAATCACGCCCATGATTGGGTTCGACCAGAAAACGAAATACCACATCTACGACGTATGGGAGCACACCGCCTACGCCGTGCAGTACGCCACGCCCGAACCACTTACGCGTTGGGCGACGCTCTTTCACGATATCGGCAAGCCAAGCACGTTCACGATCGACGAGGAAGGCATCGGGCATTTCTATGGCCACGCTCACGAGGGCATTCCCCCTGCAAAACGCGCGATGAAGCGTCTGAAGATGAGCCCCTCGTTCATCGAGCGCGTAGCCATGCTCGTGCGCTACCACGATTGTCCAACCATCCCCGAGCCGAAATACGTGAAGCGACTCCTGCGCAAGCTCGACGGAGACCCCGATCTGCTACGCGCACTCTGCAGCGTGAAACGCGCCGATTCGCTCTCGCACGCCCCCGCATACCGCTCGGGCGTTGCCCATGCGCAGGCCATCGAAGATTGCCTCGACCTCATCCTTAGGGAAAGCCAGCCCTTCACGGTGGCAGCGCTCGATATAAGCGGAAAAGACCTGCTGGCAATGGGCATGCCGCAAGGACCCCACATTGGCGCGGCATTGAACGCCATGCTCGAGGCAGTCATGGACGAAACGCTCCCTAACGAACGCGCTGCCCTCCTGCGGTTCGCGCGCGAATGGTGGAGCAAACGTGAAACCGAGATAAAGCAAGCGTAG
- a CDS encoding NYN domain-containing protein yields the protein MEDRKSFALLIDSDNISAKYIQAIMNELTSRHGQVTYRRIYGDWTSSQMGKWKDVLAEYSLTPMQQFANTKGKNATDSFLIIDAMDILYEGKVQGFCIVSSDSDFTRLASRLRDAGMTVVGMGEQKTPRSFRNACTVFTALEVISQGQEDAETAASEVHSLEENGVSLKETSSAIVDIINEYSGKGTQISLAEIGSRLVDIYPDFDVRAFGYSQLSKFLESFPNLQLERRHNVVLVALRDADSLRGEVSSFIVDEVRKGKTDGVSLSKIGDMVYEAYPDFNVKDFGYSKLSKFVRDVDGVIVSVDESGARVYPDYD from the coding sequence ATGGAAGACCGTAAGTCGTTTGCGCTTCTCATCGATTCCGACAACATTTCAGCAAAGTACATCCAGGCCATCATGAACGAGCTGACCAGCCGTCATGGCCAGGTTACGTATCGTCGCATCTACGGCGACTGGACGAGCAGCCAGATGGGGAAGTGGAAGGACGTGCTGGCAGAGTATTCGCTTACTCCCATGCAGCAGTTCGCCAACACCAAGGGCAAGAACGCCACCGATTCGTTTCTCATCATCGATGCCATGGATATCCTCTACGAAGGCAAGGTCCAGGGGTTCTGCATCGTTTCCAGCGATAGCGATTTCACGCGCCTGGCGAGCCGCCTGCGCGATGCCGGCATGACGGTGGTGGGCATGGGCGAGCAGAAGACGCCCCGCTCGTTCCGTAATGCCTGTACGGTGTTCACTGCGCTCGAGGTCATCAGCCAGGGCCAGGAAGATGCCGAGACAGCCGCATCCGAAGTTCATTCCCTCGAGGAAAATGGCGTCAGCCTGAAGGAGACGTCGTCGGCCATTGTCGACATCATCAATGAGTATAGCGGCAAGGGCACGCAGATTTCGTTGGCTGAAATCGGCAGTCGTCTGGTGGATATCTATCCCGATTTCGACGTACGCGCCTTCGGGTACAGCCAGCTGTCGAAGTTCCTGGAAAGCTTCCCGAATCTGCAGTTGGAACGGCGACATAACGTGGTGCTCGTGGCCCTGCGGGATGCCGATAGCCTGCGTGGCGAAGTTTCGTCGTTCATCGTCGACGAGGTGCGCAAGGGGAAGACGGACGGCGTGAGCTTGAGCAAGATTGGCGATATGGTCTACGAGGCGTATCCCGATTTCAACGTGAAGGACTTTGGCTATTCGAAGCTCTCGAAGTTCGTGCGCGATGTCGACGGCGTCATCGTGAGCGTCGACGAGTCGGGCGCCCGCGTGTACCCTGACTACGATTAG
- a CDS encoding class I SAM-dependent methyltransferase, translated as MRNDTAVALASLNNAFYAAHADSFASTRRSAWAGWVRCAQQLRACWGEGDPRLSGEVPLRVLDVACGTLRFERYLREAFPEADLRVTALDSCPQLVREDGLEGVAIEYHCIDIVQALLGQAAQTDAWLGVPAGAFDIVACFGFFHHVPGAANRDMLADALLRARAPKGALAVSLWRFMDDAGLAAKARIAHEQAQTALSLQGGSFDFADLEPGDWIIGWQGRPGAYRYCHSFDDGDVALLREHTARVQEVDVACFRADGRTHALNEYLMAYSATTLGKAMQS; from the coding sequence GTGAGGAATGACACTGCGGTAGCGCTTGCCAGCCTTAACAATGCCTTCTACGCCGCCCATGCCGATTCGTTTGCATCGACGCGCCGCTCGGCTTGGGCAGGGTGGGTTCGGTGCGCCCAGCAGCTGCGTGCGTGCTGGGGCGAAGGTGACCCGCGTCTTTCGGGCGAGGTTCCGCTGCGCGTTCTCGACGTGGCATGTGGCACGCTGCGTTTCGAGCGATACCTGAGGGAGGCGTTTCCCGAAGCGGACCTACGCGTGACGGCGCTTGATTCGTGCCCCCAGCTCGTGCGCGAGGATGGGCTGGAAGGCGTTGCCATCGAATACCATTGCATCGATATCGTGCAGGCGCTTTTGGGCCAGGCTGCGCAGACGGATGCGTGGCTGGGCGTTCCTGCGGGCGCCTTCGACATCGTGGCTTGCTTTGGCTTCTTCCATCACGTGCCCGGGGCTGCCAACAGGGACATGCTCGCGGATGCGCTTTTGAGGGCGCGTGCGCCCAAGGGGGCCTTGGCGGTTTCCCTGTGGCGGTTCATGGACGATGCGGGGCTTGCGGCCAAGGCGCGCATTGCGCATGAGCAGGCTCAGACAGCATTGTCCCTGCAAGGGGGTTCGTTTGATTTTGCCGACTTGGAGCCAGGCGATTGGATTATTGGCTGGCAGGGGCGCCCGGGTGCATATCGCTACTGCCATAGCTTCGACGACGGGGATGTGGCATTGCTAAGGGAGCACACGGCCCGCGTGCAAGAGGTCGACGTAGCGTGCTTTCGCGCCGACGGCCGCACGCATGCGCTCAACGAGTACCTAATGGCCTATTCCGCGACTACGCTTGGCAAGGCGATGCAATCGTAG
- a CDS encoding class I SAM-dependent methyltransferase — protein sequence METPPCRTHFAVQHGTTRYTGTMETPKTYDIAVRATLNQYDKAARELAEHLGVPYLAPNASETPAATLLTIDEAGMALVSDGMTMRVDLSHLARRLHPSKVHCELLVRAAKLKGVTDPVALDATAGLGEDAMLLAAAGFTVYAYEANPIIAALLADTIARAAKDPACAQAAERMHVIEGDSIQALAEGRHAPDVVYLDPMFPERTKSAAVKKKFQLLHHLERPCENQDELLQAALASHPRKVVIKRPVKGPYLADRKPSYSLAGKAVRYDCIALPSVVAE from the coding sequence ATGGAAACGCCCCCGTGCCGCACCCATTTCGCCGTGCAGCACGGAACAACACGCTACACTGGCACCATGGAAACCCCGAAGACATACGACATCGCCGTACGCGCCACCCTGAACCAATACGACAAGGCAGCCAGAGAGCTTGCCGAGCACCTGGGCGTGCCCTACCTTGCTCCCAACGCATCGGAAACGCCTGCCGCCACGCTCCTGACCATCGACGAGGCGGGCATGGCGCTCGTTTCCGATGGAATGACCATGCGTGTCGACCTGAGCCATCTGGCCCGCCGCCTGCACCCCAGCAAGGTTCACTGCGAGCTGCTCGTACGCGCGGCGAAGCTGAAGGGCGTCACGGACCCAGTGGCGCTTGACGCGACCGCTGGCCTGGGCGAAGACGCCATGCTGCTTGCCGCAGCAGGGTTCACGGTATATGCCTACGAGGCAAACCCCATCATCGCCGCCCTGCTCGCCGACACCATCGCACGTGCGGCGAAAGACCCCGCATGCGCACAGGCGGCAGAGCGCATGCACGTCATCGAAGGTGATAGCATTCAGGCGCTTGCGGAAGGCAGGCATGCGCCCGATGTGGTCTACCTGGATCCCATGTTTCCCGAGCGCACGAAAAGCGCTGCCGTAAAGAAGAAGTTCCAGCTGCTTCATCATCTGGAACGCCCCTGCGAGAACCAGGACGAGCTGCTGCAAGCCGCACTGGCGTCACATCCTCGCAAGGTGGTCATCAAGCGCCCCGTCAAGGGGCCATACCTGGCAGATCGCAAGCCAAGCTATTCCCTAGCGGGAAAGGCCGTGCGCTACGATTGCATCGCCTTGCCAAGCGTAGTCGCGGAATAG